Proteins from one bacterium genomic window:
- a CDS encoding DnaJ domain-containing protein: MAKDYYVVLGVAQNSTEKQIRQRFLELARERHPDRFQGAEKVKAEEEFQEITEAFNVLTDRERRRLLDSELSRPSLAQQGTAEEAARVYIARGLESLRSGDVTQAIENLEQATREAPTSAKAWYSLGVASQRRPGGKGRARAAFAKACEFEPMNAKYLKEAAKAFDSGGMYAEAARLYKEALDWGGEDAEVRAAFQTALQMAKSAG, translated from the coding sequence ATGGCCAAAGACTATTACGTGGTTCTGGGTGTGGCTCAGAACTCGACCGAGAAGCAGATTCGGCAGCGGTTTCTCGAGCTGGCCCGAGAAAGGCATCCGGATCGTTTCCAGGGGGCGGAGAAGGTCAAGGCGGAGGAGGAATTCCAGGAGATCACCGAGGCCTTTAACGTTTTGACCGATCGTGAGCGCAGAAGGCTGCTCGACAGTGAGCTTTCGCGTCCGTCGCTGGCACAGCAGGGGACCGCTGAGGAGGCCGCTCGCGTCTACATAGCGAGAGGCCTCGAGTCGCTGCGCTCCGGAGACGTTACGCAAGCGATTGAGAACCTGGAACAGGCGACGCGAGAGGCTCCGACCAGCGCCAAGGCCTGGTACAGCCTCGGCGTGGCCAGTCAGAGGCGCCCCGGCGGCAAAGGGCGGGCCCGGGCCGCCTTCGCCAAGGCCTGCGAGTTCGAGCCGATGAACGCCAAGTACCTCAAAGAGGCCGCCAAGGCTTTTGACAGCGGCGGCATGTACGCGGAAGCCGCGCGGCTGTACAAGGAGGCGTTGGACTGGGGTGGCGAGGATGCCGAGGTCCGAGCCGCCTTCCAAACGGCCCTCCAGATGGCTAAGTCGGCCGGTTGA